In the genome of cyanobacterium endosymbiont of Braarudosphaera bigelowii, one region contains:
- the rplO gene encoding 50S ribosomal protein L15 — translation MRIHNLSPKEGSTKRRRRVGRGISAGQGASGGFGMRGQKSRSGTGTKAGFEGGQMPLYRRVPKLKHFPLVNPSKFTIINVDRLNSLTANSEIDLYSLMKQGIVTSNDGPLKILGNGELNVALVVKAAAFTKSAQRKIESAGGTCQNISNITTDK, via the coding sequence ATGAGAATTCATAATCTTAGTCCTAAAGAAGGATCAACAAAACGTCGTCGCCGTGTAGGCAGGGGTATTTCTGCTGGTCAAGGTGCAAGTGGTGGTTTTGGAATGCGAGGTCAAAAATCTCGTTCAGGAACAGGTACTAAAGCAGGATTTGAAGGAGGCCAGATGCCTCTTTACCGTAGGGTTCCAAAATTAAAGCATTTTCCCTTAGTTAATCCTAGTAAATTTACTATCATTAATGTTGATAGACTAAATAGTCTGACAGCTAATAGCGAGATAGACTTATATAGTTTAATGAAACAAGGAATAGTAACTAGTAATGATGGTCCATTGAAAATATTAGGTAATGGAGAGTTAAATGTTGCCCTAGTCGTTAAGGCAGCTGCGTTTACCAAATCTGCTCAAAGAAAAATTGAAAGTGCTGGTGGAACCTGCCAAAATATATCAAATATAACAACTGATAAATAA
- the infA gene encoding translation initiation factor IF-1 → MSKQDLIEMEGTVTESLPNAMFRVDLDNGFNVLAHISGKIRRNYIKILPGDRVKVELTPYDLTKGRITYRLKGKK, encoded by the coding sequence GTGTCAAAACAAGATTTAATTGAAATGGAAGGGACAGTGACAGAATCTCTTCCAAATGCGATGTTTAGAGTAGATTTGGATAATGGGTTTAATGTATTAGCCCATATTTCTGGAAAGATTCGTCGAAATTATATTAAAATTCTACCAGGGGATAGAGTTAAAGTTGAACTGACACCCTATGATTTAACTAAAGGTAGGATTACCTATCGGCTTAAAGGTAAAAAGTAA
- the rplQ gene encoding 50S ribosomal protein L17, which yields MRHRCRVSHLGKPADQRKALLRSLATELIRHGQIKTTKTRAKAVRSEVERMITLAKDGSLSARRKAMGYLFDKQLVHALFADALARYGERSGGYTRIVRTLRRRGDNAEMAIIELM from the coding sequence ATGCGACATCGATGCCGCGTATCACATCTAGGTAAACCTGCTGATCAACGGAAAGCGTTATTAAGATCACTTGCGACAGAATTAATTCGTCACGGACAAATTAAAACTACTAAAACTCGTGCTAAAGCGGTACGATCTGAAGTAGAAAGAATGATTACTTTAGCTAAAGATGGATCATTGTCAGCTAGACGTAAAGCAATGGGTTATCTTTTTGACAAACAATTAGTTCATGCTCTATTCGCTGATGCACTAGCTCGTTATGGAGAACGGTCTGGAGGTTATACGAGAATTGTTCGTACTTTACGTCGTCGTGGAGATAATGCTGAAATGGCTATTATTGAATTGATGTGA
- the secY gene encoding preprotein translocase subunit SecY, which yields MVVSRDKTPTAQETFLQMAQAAGLRSRLLITIGLLTLIRFGIFIPIPGIDREKFISAISNSPVLGFLDIFTGGGISTLGIFALGILPFINASIIMQLLTAAIPSLEDLQKNEGEAGRRKISQITRYVAAGWAIVQSTAITVGLLKEYALSSTFWFVPETVLALTAGSMFVMWVSELITERGIGNGASLLIFVNIVASLPRTLGQTIDYAQTGGRQAVAQVIILLLVFLVMIVGIVFVQEGTRRIPIISARRQVGRKLYRERTSYLPLRLNQGGVMPIIFASAVLILPQSLIGFLGNGGAFSEALVKVTNALRPGSWSYVGVYSILILFFSYFYASLIVNPEDISKNLKKMGSSIPGIRPGEKTKEYLEGVLNRLTFLGAGFLSFVATVPTLVEGATGVTTFRGLGATSLLILVGVAIDTAKQIQTYVISQRYEGMVKQ from the coding sequence ATGGTCGTCAGTCGAGACAAAACACCCACAGCACAAGAAACGTTTTTGCAAATGGCTCAAGCAGCTGGATTGCGAAGTCGTTTATTAATTACAATTGGTCTGTTAACTTTAATTCGTTTTGGGATTTTTATTCCTATTCCTGGTATTGATAGAGAAAAGTTTATTAGTGCTATTAGTAATAGTCCAGTTTTGGGTTTTTTAGATATCTTTACAGGTGGTGGTATTTCCACTTTAGGTATTTTTGCTCTAGGAATACTTCCTTTTATCAATGCTTCTATTATTATGCAGTTATTGACTGCTGCAATTCCATCTTTAGAAGACCTTCAAAAAAACGAAGGAGAGGCAGGAAGACGTAAGATTTCGCAAATAACTCGGTATGTAGCTGCTGGATGGGCGATAGTACAAAGTACCGCTATTACTGTAGGCCTGTTAAAAGAATATGCTTTAAGTAGTACATTTTGGTTTGTGCCAGAAACTGTATTAGCATTAACGGCAGGTTCTATGTTTGTAATGTGGGTATCAGAGCTAATTACAGAAAGAGGGATTGGTAATGGCGCTTCTCTACTGATTTTTGTCAATATTGTGGCAAGCCTACCAAGGACTTTAGGACAAACTATTGACTATGCTCAAACTGGTGGAAGACAGGCAGTTGCACAAGTAATTATTTTATTACTTGTTTTTCTAGTCATGATAGTAGGAATTGTTTTTGTCCAAGAAGGAACACGTCGTATTCCTATTATATCGGCCCGCCGTCAAGTAGGTCGTAAACTATACCGAGAGAGAACAAGTTACTTACCTCTGAGACTCAATCAAGGGGGTGTGATGCCTATTATCTTTGCATCAGCAGTTCTAATCCTACCTCAAAGTTTAATTGGTTTTCTTGGTAATGGAGGCGCTTTTAGTGAAGCTCTAGTGAAAGTTACAAATGCTTTAAGACCAGGTAGCTGGTCTTATGTTGGAGTTTACTCTATTTTAATTCTATTTTTTAGCTATTTCTATGCTTCTTTAATTGTTAATCCTGAAGACATATCAAAAAATCTTAAAAAGATGGGATCTAGTATTCCCGGCATACGACCTGGTGAAAAAACAAAAGAATACTTAGAGGGAGTTTTAAATCGTTTAACTTTCTTAGGTGCTGGTTTCTTGAGCTTCGTAGCTACGGTCCCAACTTTGGTAGAAGGAGCTACTGGAGTTACTACATTCAGAGGTTTGGGAGCTACATCATTATTAATATTAGTAGGTGTTGCTATTGACACAGCAAAACAAATTCAAACCTATGTAATTTCTCAACGTTATGAGGGAATGGTCAAACAATAG
- the rpsH gene encoding 30S ribosomal protein S8: MAPNDTISDMLTRIRNACAVRHTTTKVPTTRMTRSIAQVLKEEGFIQSFEEVGEGVQKHLVISLKYKARGRQPIINTLRRVSKPGLRVYSNRKDLPRVLGGIGVAIISTSKGIMTDREARRQNIGGEILCYIW; the protein is encoded by the coding sequence ATGGCACCTAACGATACTATCTCAGACATGTTAACCCGTATTCGCAACGCTTGTGCGGTACGACATACAACAACAAAAGTTCCCACGACAAGAATGACTCGAAGTATTGCTCAAGTTCTTAAAGAAGAAGGCTTTATACAGAGTTTCGAAGAAGTGGGAGAAGGTGTACAAAAACACCTTGTTATTTCTCTTAAATATAAAGCGAGAGGTCGTCAACCTATTATTAATACACTACGTCGGGTTAGTAAACCTGGACTAAGAGTATATTCTAATCGGAAGGATTTGCCTCGCGTACTTGGAGGTATTGGCGTTGCTATTATTTCCACTTCCAAAGGAATTATGACGGATAGAGAGGCGCGTCGCCAAAATATTGGTGGTGAAATTTTATGCTACATCTGGTAG
- the rpmJ gene encoding 50S ribosomal protein L36 has product MKVRPSVKKMCEKCRVIKRRGKVMVLCINPKHKQRQG; this is encoded by the coding sequence ATGAAAGTTAGACCATCTGTTAAAAAAATGTGCGAGAAATGTCGCGTGATTAAGCGACGAGGCAAAGTCATGGTACTTTGTATCAATCCAAAACATAAACAACGTCAAGGTTAG
- a CDS encoding adenylate kinase, whose translation MSTGKGLIFLGPPGSGKGTQAQKLSAKFNIPHISTGEMLREAITNQTKLGQEAQSYVDKGELVPDKLLLGLIQERLNQQDAQKGWILDGFPRNIFQAEFLDTLLKRLSKFSEQAVNLEVPDEVIVERLLLRGRKDDSEKTIRRRLEVYREKTQLVLDYYRQNKRLVSIDGNLKPDEVTIILKNTLTSGLTKIF comes from the coding sequence ATGAGTACAGGAAAAGGGTTGATTTTTTTAGGTCCTCCCGGTTCTGGAAAAGGAACCCAAGCTCAAAAACTATCAGCAAAATTTAACATTCCTCATATTTCTACTGGAGAAATGTTAAGAGAGGCTATCACTAATCAAACAAAGCTGGGACAAGAAGCTCAGTCTTATGTCGATAAAGGAGAATTAGTACCTGATAAATTATTATTAGGTTTAATTCAAGAGCGATTAAACCAACAGGATGCACAGAAAGGGTGGATTCTAGATGGGTTTCCTCGTAATATTTTTCAAGCAGAGTTTTTAGATACGTTGCTTAAGAGACTCAGTAAATTTTCAGAACAAGCAGTTAATCTGGAAGTTCCCGATGAGGTAATTGTAGAACGTTTACTACTTAGAGGAAGAAAAGATGATAGTGAAAAGACTATTCGTCGACGTCTAGAAGTTTATAGAGAAAAAACTCAGCTTGTATTAGATTATTATCGTCAAAATAAAAGACTTGTTTCTATTGATGGTAATCTTAAACCGGATGAAGTGACAATTATATTAAAAAATACACTTACTTCTGGATTGACTAAAATTTTCTAA
- the rpsK gene encoding 30S ribosomal protein S11: MARPTKKGGPKKQKKNVPNGVAHIKSTFNNTIVTISDTKGDVISWSSAGASGFKGAKKGTPFAAQTAADSAARRAIDNGMRQIEVMVSGPGAGRETAIRALQGSGLEITLIRDVTPIPHNGCRPPKRRRV; the protein is encoded by the coding sequence ATGGCACGACCAACTAAAAAAGGTGGACCAAAAAAACAGAAGAAAAACGTCCCTAACGGCGTTGCTCACATAAAGTCGACATTTAATAACACAATTGTAACAATTTCAGATACCAAAGGAGATGTTATTTCCTGGTCTTCTGCTGGCGCTAGTGGCTTTAAAGGAGCCAAAAAAGGAACTCCTTTCGCTGCTCAAACTGCGGCTGATTCAGCTGCTCGGCGTGCTATTGATAATGGAATGCGGCAAATAGAAGTTATGGTTAGCGGGCCTGGTGCTGGTAGAGAAACTGCTATAAGAGCACTTCAAGGATCAGGATTAGAAATTACGTTAATTAGAGACGTTACACCCATTCCTCACAATGGTTGTCGTCCTCCTAAACGACGTCGAGTCTAA
- the rplE gene encoding 50S ribosomal protein L5: MVQSRLKNIYQETIIGKLKQQFNYTNVHQVPKLFKITINRGLGEASQNAKALESSIRELEVITGQKPVITRAKKAIAGFKIREGMPVGVMVTLRSEKMYAFLDRLINVALPRIRDFRGISPKSFDGRGNYSLGVREQLIFPEIDYDTIDQIRGMDVSIITTAQTDEEGRALLKEMGMPFRT, encoded by the coding sequence ATGGTTCAATCTAGACTAAAAAATATTTACCAGGAAACTATTATAGGTAAACTAAAACAACAGTTTAACTATACCAATGTTCATCAGGTTCCTAAGCTCTTTAAAATTACCATTAATAGAGGTTTAGGAGAGGCATCACAAAATGCTAAAGCTCTAGAATCTTCTATTCGTGAGTTGGAAGTTATAACTGGCCAAAAACCAGTTATAACTCGTGCTAAGAAAGCAATTGCAGGTTTTAAAATTCGCGAAGGAATGCCGGTAGGTGTTATGGTAACGTTGCGTTCTGAAAAAATGTATGCATTTCTTGATCGACTAATTAATGTAGCTTTACCCAGGATTAGAGACTTTAGAGGTATTAGTCCAAAAAGTTTCGATGGACGAGGTAACTATAGTCTTGGTGTTCGAGAACAACTCATTTTCCCAGAAATTGATTATGACACCATTGATCAAATTCGAGGTATGGATGTTTCTATTATTACCACTGCCCAAACTGATGAAGAAGGGCGTGCGTTATTAAAAGAAATGGGAATGCCCTTCCGTACCTAG
- the rpsM gene encoding 30S ribosomal protein S13: MARISGVDLPRDKRIEIGLTYLFGIGLSRSQKILAETGVNPDIRVRDLGDEDLTSLRAYIDDNFQIEGDLRRWEAMNIKRLADIGTYRGRRHRQGLPVRGQRTRTNGRTRRGRRVTVAGKKKAPAKK, encoded by the coding sequence TTGGCAAGGATATCTGGTGTTGATCTACCAAGGGATAAAAGAATTGAAATTGGACTAACTTACCTATTCGGTATTGGTCTATCAAGATCCCAAAAAATATTGGCCGAAACAGGTGTTAATCCTGACATTCGTGTACGAGACTTGGGCGATGAAGATCTTACTTCCCTTAGGGCCTATATTGATGATAATTTTCAAATCGAGGGTGATTTGAGACGTTGGGAGGCTATGAATATAAAACGATTGGCGGATATCGGCACCTATCGAGGTCGTCGTCATCGTCAAGGGCTTCCTGTTCGAGGGCAACGAACAAGAACTAATGGACGTACCCGTCGTGGAAGACGAGTTACTGTAGCAGGTAAGAAAAAAGCTCCTGCTAAGAAATAA
- the rplR gene encoding 50S ribosomal protein L18, producing MKLTRRESLKRRHQRIRKKVSGTSSCPRLAVFRSNQHIYAQIIDDVKQHTLAAASTLEPGLKEVLASSSNCEASSAVGKLVAERLIAKGIEEVVFDRGGNLYHGKVKALAEAAREAGLKF from the coding sequence ATGAAGCTTACACGAAGAGAATCTTTAAAACGTCGTCATCAACGTATCCGGAAAAAGGTTAGTGGAACATCAAGTTGTCCTCGTCTAGCTGTTTTCCGTTCAAATCAACATATTTATGCCCAAATAATTGATGATGTAAAGCAGCATACATTAGCAGCTGCTTCTACTCTAGAACCGGGGCTTAAAGAAGTTTTAGCATCAAGCTCCAATTGCGAAGCATCGTCAGCAGTAGGAAAATTAGTTGCTGAACGATTAATTGCAAAAGGAATCGAAGAAGTCGTGTTTGACAGAGGTGGTAATCTTTACCACGGCAAAGTCAAGGCTTTAGCTGAAGCTGCTCGTGAAGCAGGATTGAAATTCTAA
- the rpsE gene encoding 30S ribosomal protein S5, with protein MAKNRKNNRDKAKETNWQERVIQIRRVSKVVKGGKKLSFRAVVVIGNEKGQVGVGVGKAGDVIGAVRKGVADGKKQLVDVSITKSSSITHITKGVAGGAKVIVRPAAPGTGVIAGGAVRTVLELAGLKNILAKQLGSNNPLNNARAAVDALEGLRTLSEVAQERDVPLEHLYA; from the coding sequence ATGGCAAAAAATCGTAAAAACAACAGAGATAAAGCTAAAGAGACTAACTGGCAAGAGCGAGTTATTCAGATTCGTAGAGTTAGTAAAGTTGTTAAAGGAGGGAAAAAGCTTAGCTTTCGTGCAGTTGTTGTTATTGGTAATGAAAAAGGACAAGTCGGTGTTGGGGTCGGCAAAGCTGGAGATGTTATAGGAGCGGTTCGAAAAGGAGTCGCAGACGGTAAAAAGCAACTTGTCGATGTTTCAATTACAAAATCTAGCTCTATCACTCACATAACGAAAGGAGTCGCTGGCGGAGCGAAAGTTATTGTACGTCCAGCAGCTCCTGGTACTGGAGTAATTGCTGGTGGTGCTGTAAGAACAGTTTTAGAGTTAGCTGGACTTAAAAATATTTTAGCTAAACAGTTAGGCTCCAATAATCCTCTTAATAACGCAAGGGCTGCTGTAGATGCACTTGAAGGGTTAAGAACATTATCAGAAGTTGCACAAGAAAGGGACGTTCCCTTAGAGCATCTTTATGCTTAA
- the rplF gene encoding 50S ribosomal protein L6, whose translation MSRIGKRPIILPNKVTIDIKGQYVTVKGPKGSLERELPSKVQLNKDGETLLVQRQDESRISRERHGLCRTLVANMVHGVSAGFEKRLSIQGVGYRAQAKGSNLTLNVGYSKPVEITMPSGISVVVENNTSVIISGIDKEIVGNIAAKIRAVRPPEPYKGKGIRYLNEFVVRKAGKSGKK comes from the coding sequence ATGTCTCGTATTGGTAAACGTCCAATTATATTACCTAATAAAGTTACTATTGATATTAAAGGTCAATACGTCACTGTAAAAGGTCCTAAAGGTTCTTTAGAGCGTGAACTCCCCTCTAAAGTACAGCTCAATAAAGATGGGGAAACTCTTCTAGTTCAAAGACAAGATGAATCTCGTATTTCTCGTGAACGTCATGGGTTATGTCGCACCTTAGTAGCCAATATGGTTCATGGGGTATCAGCAGGATTTGAAAAACGTCTTAGTATCCAAGGGGTAGGATATCGTGCCCAAGCAAAAGGTTCTAACTTAACTCTTAATGTTGGATATAGTAAGCCAGTAGAAATAACTATGCCTAGTGGCATCAGTGTTGTTGTTGAAAATAATACATCAGTTATTATCAGCGGCATTGATAAAGAAATAGTCGGAAATATAGCTGCTAAGATTAGAGCAGTAAGACCTCCAGAACCATATAAAGGTAAAGGCATTCGTTATCTTAATGAATTTGTCGTTCGTAAGGCAGGTAAATCAGGTAAGAAGTAA
- a CDS encoding DNA-directed RNA polymerase subunit alpha has translation MAQFQIECVESKTQKNQSQYSRFVLEPLERGQGTTVGNALRRVLLANLEGTAVTAIRIGGVNHEFATIPGVREDVLEIILNMKEIVLKSHTEQIQIGRLVAVGAAHVTAAQFDLPSEVEVINPTQPIATLTDGAKLEMEFRIEKGMGYVPVEKGKEKQGALDFLQIDAVFMPVTKVNYSVENIRGEKGEVKDSLMLEIWTNGSVSPKEALSQATEVLVNLFSPLKNINQLETAVPEYQDEENPQSQIPIEELQLSVRAYNCLKRAQINTVADLLDYSQEDLLEIKNFGQKSAEEVIEALQKRLGITLAQEKNKT, from the coding sequence ATGGCACAATTTCAAATTGAATGTGTAGAGTCTAAGACTCAAAAAAATCAAAGTCAATACAGTAGATTTGTTCTTGAGCCATTGGAAAGAGGTCAAGGGACAACTGTGGGTAATGCTCTCAGACGAGTCTTATTGGCAAACTTGGAAGGAACAGCAGTTACTGCCATAAGAATTGGCGGAGTTAATCATGAATTCGCTACAATACCAGGGGTTAGGGAAGATGTCCTAGAAATCATATTAAATATGAAGGAAATCGTTCTTAAAAGCCATACTGAACAAATCCAAATAGGGCGTTTAGTTGCAGTAGGAGCAGCTCATGTAACAGCAGCGCAGTTCGACTTACCTTCAGAAGTGGAAGTTATTAATCCTACTCAACCTATTGCGACCTTAACAGATGGTGCAAAACTTGAAATGGAGTTTCGCATTGAGAAAGGAATGGGGTATGTGCCAGTAGAAAAAGGGAAAGAAAAACAAGGAGCACTTGATTTTTTACAGATTGACGCTGTCTTCATGCCAGTTACAAAAGTTAACTACAGTGTAGAAAATATCAGAGGGGAAAAGGGTGAAGTAAAAGATTCTTTAATGCTTGAAATCTGGACCAATGGCAGTGTTAGTCCAAAAGAAGCTTTATCTCAAGCAACTGAAGTTTTGGTTAACTTATTTAGTCCTCTGAAAAATATCAACCAGCTTGAAACCGCTGTTCCTGAATATCAAGACGAAGAAAACCCTCAAAGCCAAATTCCTATTGAAGAATTACAGCTATCTGTACGAGCTTATAATTGTTTAAAAAGAGCACAAATAAATACAGTTGCTGATTTATTAGATTATAGTCAAGAAGATTTATTGGAAATCAAAAATTTTGGCCAGAAATCTGCTGAAGAGGTGATTGAGGCTCTTCAGAAACGATTAGGAATTACTTTAGCACAAGAAAAAAATAAGACCTAA